A genomic window from Chelonoidis abingdonii isolate Lonesome George chromosome 26, CheloAbing_2.0, whole genome shotgun sequence includes:
- the ZBTB39 gene encoding zinc finger and BTB domain-containing protein 39, translating to MGMRIKLHSTDHPNNLLKELNKCRLSETMCDVTIVVGSRSFAAHKAVLACAAGYFQNLFLNTGLDAARTYVVDFITPANFEKILSFVYTSELFTDLINVGVIYEVAERLGMDDLLKACHSTFPDLESSAITKQPSGSGEGCSGPLSGTVTEPNHSLGELRSSGEHFGSERNCILHGEVAGGYKEDDRNPMNEANHNLPLMHQPPPKTEEQELTGQFASATNVVSQPNLGNVNMAVQTTASTCQPYKIQSNGDFSKTSFFAADTSLDISTGSNSCPSNSDHSKDQGFGQMDELQLEDLGADELHFEDASEELGPVEEVIELSDDSEEELAFENDSRESKAMPCQVCKKVLEPNIQLIRQHARDHVDLLTGNCKVCETHFQDRNSRVTHVLSHIGIFLFSCDMCETKFFTQWQLTLHRREGVFENNIIVHPSDPLPNKINLFGGGPGSELVCTACGKPLSKDFHTIRGHILDHMNLKGQTCGVCDQRQLNLCSLMWHTLSHLGISVFSCSICANSFVDRHLLEKHMAVHQSMEEALFRCHFCGQSFKLEAAYRYHVSQHKCGGTLDVVRPNFGDRLQQQALQKRKLPEEFLSEDLALQNQPGNSKYSCKVCGKRFAHTSEFNYHRRIHTGEKPYQCKVCHKFFRGRSTIKCHLKTHSGALMYRCTVCGHFSSTLNLMSKHVGVHKGSLPPDFTIEQTFMYIIHSKDTEKNTDS from the coding sequence ATGGGCATGAGGATCAAGCTACACAGCACCGATCACCCCAACAACCTACTGAAGGAACTCAACAAGTGCAGGCTGTCGGAAACTATGTGTGACGTCACCATCGTGGTGGGGAGCCGCTCCTTTGCCGCACACAAAGCTGTGCTGGCCTGTGCAGCCGGCTACTTCCAGAACCTCTTCCTGAACACAGGGCTGGACGCCGCCAGGACCTACGTGGTGGACTTCATCACGCCGGCCAACTTTGAGAAAATCCTGAGCTTCGTCTACACCTCTGAGCTCTTCACGGACCTTATCAATGTGGGCGTCATATACGAGGTGGCAGAGAGGCTGGGCATGGATGATCTGCTCAAGGCCTGTCATTCCACCTTCCCTGACTTGGAGAGCTCGGCTATTACCAAGCAGCCCTCTGGGTCGGGAGAAGGTTGTTCAGGTCCTTTGAGTGGCACAGTGACAGAACCAAACCATTCTCTGGGTGAGCTCCGGAGCAGTGGGGAGCACTTTGGCTCTGAGCGGAATTGCATCTTGCATGGGGAAGTGGCAGGTGGTTACAAAGAGGATGACAGGAATCCCATGAATGAAGCCAACCATAACCTGCCTTTGATGCATCAACCGCCTCCAAAGACAGAAGAACAGGAACTGACGGGGCAGTTTGCTTCTGCCACCAACGTGGTGTCTCAGCCCAACCTGGGCAATGTCAACATGGCTGTTCAAACCACTGCAAGTACCTGCCAGCCCTATAAGATCCAGAGCAACGGGGACTTCAGCAAGACCAGCTTTTTCGCAGCTGACACCTCGCTGGACATCTCCACCGGGAGCAACTCCTGCCCCAGCAACAGTGACCATTCCAAAGACCAGGGCTTTGGGCAGATGGATGAGCTGCAGCTGGAGGACCTAGGGGCAGACGAGCTACACTTCGAAGACGCCAGCGAAGAGCTGGGCCCGGTGGAGGAGGTCATCGAGCTGAGCGACGACAGTGAGGAGGAGCTGGCCTTTGAGAATGACAGCCGGGAGAGCAAGGCCATGCCCTGCCAGGTGTGCAAGAAGGTCCTGGAACCCAACATCCAGCTGATCCGCCAGCATGCGAGGGACCACGTGGATCTGCTCACCGGCAACTGCAAGGTCTGCGAGACCCACTTCCAAGACCGGAATTCCCGGGTCACCCATGTCCTGTCCCACATCGGGATCTTTCTCTTCTCCTGCGACATGTGCGAGACCAAGTTCTTCACCCAATGGCAACTCACCCTCCACCGGAGAGAGGGTGTGTTTGAGAACAACATCATCGTCCACCCCAGCGACCCACTGCCCAACAAGATCAACCTGTTTGGCGGAGGGCCTGGCTCGGAGCTGGTATGCACTGCCTGCGGGAAGCCACTGTCCAAAGATTTCCACACCATCCGGGGCCACATCCTGGACCACATGAACTTGAAAGGCCAAACATGTGGTGTGTGCGACCAGCGGCAGCTCAACCTCTGCAGCCTGATGTGGCACACGCTGTCCCACCTGGGCATCTCCGTCTTCTCCTGCTCCATCTGTGCTAACAGCTTCGTGGACCGGCATCTGCTGGAGAAGCACATGGCCGTCCATCAGAGCATGGAAGAGGCACTCTTCCGATGCCATTTCTGCGGCCAGAGCTTCAAGCTGGAAGCGGCTTACCGCTACCATGTCAGCCAGCACAAGTGCGGCGGCACCCTGGACGTTGTCCGGCCCAACTTCGGAGACCGGCTCCAGCAGCAAGCCCTACAGAAGAGGAAGCTGCCGGAGGAGTTCCTGAGTGAGGACCTGGCCCTGCAGAATCAGCCAGGAAACAGTAAGTACAGCTGCAAGGTCTGCGGGAAGAGGTTTGCCCACACGAGCGAGTTCAACTACCACAGGAGGATTCACACGGGAGAAAAGCCTTACCAGTGCAAAGTGTGTCACAAGTTCTTCCGCGGCCGCTCCACCATCAAGTGCCACCTGAAGACGCACTCGGGGGCCCTCATGTACCGATGCACTGTGTGCGGACACTTCAGCTCCACCTTAAACCTCATGAGCAAACACGTTGGTGTGCACAAAGGCAGCCTGCCGCCCGATTTCACCATCGAACAGACGTTCATGTACATAATCCATTCCAAAGACACGGAGAAAAACACAGACAGCTGA